Proteins from a genomic interval of Fundulus heteroclitus isolate FHET01 chromosome 21, MU-UCD_Fhet_4.1, whole genome shotgun sequence:
- the dlec1 gene encoding deleted in lung and esophageal cancer protein 1 homolog: MTEERIVEPPVESHRPASETSQDISHVLAAVFKEVYDKNMIGEDTVLSNLIKTNAGRSSYHQKYVKELQQARCEYEQCIKQAELAENHIIQARVRSAAKESLDRERMKADTGDACDHQPALFTVKSTFSWCVDEDLFKGCNLISPGDYLHTQKARVPAPAAVKSSFAKPTIAYAMHTSREPQQDRHKLIPNPKKTVLEMNELDDSLTFESSSDTQQKRKAPEETKPRPKWSGQPSARDRAEGWENLQRFKGRQRFLRNPRFLPANAKQSGKPLISPEAEGTKEHESQSSEKQSSADDLAPIFQAKPSVIFFSEYSVGRVYESTLELKNVTSASRHVRVIPPTTPYFSIGLGRFPSDGGIVAPGMSCKYTVRFAPDSLADYKDFMVVETVAERLFVVPIEARRPPPILTLPRVVDCGYCLVGGVKFVELLCQNVGLSPGTFYIMPKDQWPASNLRSLATAYFSEQPPFAVGPCVLALQPGEATVVELVFFPTAAERRRQLFTIVCDNCQVKDVSIEGEGQLVGLELVSVSGENEPLGDGEARNLTAERFVRFPRCNPHSVQQKRLVIRSNV, encoded by the exons ATGACAGAGGAGAGAATCGTTGAACCCCCGGTGGAGAGTCACAGACCTGCGTCAGAAACGTCACAA GACATTTCCCATGTCTTAGCAGCCGTTTTCAAAGAGGTTTACGACAAGAACATGATCGGGGAAGACACTGTGTTGTCCAACCTCATCAAAACCAATGCAGGAAGGAGCAGCTATCATCAGAAATATGTTAAAGAGCTGCAGCAG gcTCGTTGTGAATATGAGCAGTGCATAAAACAGGCCGAGCTGGCGGAGAATCACATAATTCAGGCCAGAGTCCGATCTGCTGCCAAAGAAAGCCTGGACCGCGAGAGGATGAAGGCAGACACTGGAGACGCTTGTGATCATCAACCTGCACTGTTTACAG TCAAATCTACCTTCTCCTGGTGCGTTGATGAAGATCTTTTCAAAGGATGCAACCTGATCTCCCCCGGGGACTACCTACATACACAAAAAGCACGGGTCCCAGCACCAGCTGCAG TTAAATCCAGTTTCGCTAAACCCACTATCGCCTATGCCATGCACACGTCCCGGGAGCCTCAGCAGGACAGACACAAGCTGATTCCCAATCCAAAGAAGACTGTGCTGGAAATGAATGAGTTGGATGACAGTCTTACTTTTGAATCAAGCTCAGATACACAACAAAAGAGGAAAGCCCCTGAAGAG ACTAAACCCAGGCCAAAGTGGTCGGGCCAGCCAAGCGCACGGGACCGGGCGGAAGGCTGGGAGAACCTTCAGAGGTTCAAAGGAAGACAGCGCTTCCTGCGCAATCCACGCTTCCTTCCTGCTAACGCAAAGCAGAGCGGAAAACCGCTCATCTCACCCGAAGCCGAAGGGACGAAGGAGCACGAGAGCCAGAGCTCCGAGAAACAAAG CTCTGCCGATGATCTCGCCCCGATCTTCCAGGCGAAGCCCTCGGTGATATTTTTCAGTGAATACAGCGTTGGACGTGTCTATGAG TCTACCCTGGAGCTGAAAAACGTGACTTCCGCCAGCCGCCACGTCAGAGTCATCCCTCCTACCACGCCGTACTTCTCCATTGGCCTGG GAAGATTCCCCAGTGATGGAGGCATCGTCGCCCCTGGGATGAGCTGCAAGTACACGGTGCGTTTCGCTCCAGACTCGCTGGCGGACTACAAGGATTTTATGGTGGTGGAGACCGTAGCCGAGCGGCTATTTGTGGTGCCCATTGAGGCGCGGAGGCCTCCTCCCATCCTCACCT TGCCCAGAGTTGTGGACTGCGGGTACTGTCTGGTTGGAGGGGTGAAGTTCGTTGAGCTCCTGTGCCAAAATGTTGGACTCAGCCCTGGAACGTTTTACATCATGCCTAAGGACCAGTGGCCGGCCTCAAATCTGAGG tccttgGCCACAGCGTACTTCTCCGAGCAGCCGCCGTTTGCCGTGGGCCCCTGCGTGTTGGCGCTGCAGCCGGGAGAAGCCACTGTCGTGGAG CTTGTTTTCTTTCCGACCGCTGCGGAGAGGCGTCGTCAGCTGTTCACCATAGTCTGCGACAACTGCCAGGTGAAAGACGTCTCGATCGAAG GCGAGGGCCAGCTCGTCGGACTCGAGCTCGTCTCCGTGTCCGGAGAGAACGAGCCCCTCGGTGACGGAGAGGCGCGCAACCTCACAGCAGAGCGCTTTGTCCGTTTCCCCAGGTGCAACCCTCACTCTGTGCAGCAGAAGAGACTCGTCATTAGAAGCAATGTGTAA